A single genomic interval of Clostridium facile harbors:
- a CDS encoding Rqc2 family fibronectin-binding protein translates to MALDGAFLSTIKTELEQYLGSRIDRIHQPSREEIIIVLRWKGGSGRLLLSANADNARIHFTNHPPENPKVPPMFCMLLRKHLGSGKLVAVRQLEMDRVLYLDFETTNELGDTVVMTIAVEIMGRHSNIIVINQEGKILDAIKRVDASMSGVRMILPNLTYTIPPLQDKKNLLVSTNDELIQALNEQPNGELSKMLLRTIQGISPILSREMAFYTTGGTELRRDDLTGQQTARLRQCFDNIRDILTHNRTKFTVLLDQGKPKDFSFLPIAQYGGFLEAKLFDSASSLLDYFYVERDRVARMKQRSHDLLKMLLNTSERISRKLEIQRNELEHSMNRDEYRLFGDLINANLYRIQKGETRVTLENYYDDNKPVTILLDPMLTPAQNAQRYYSDYKKAITAEKMLTGLLEQSEQELAYIDSVFDTVSRTSTDQEIAEIREELMEQGYLKNTRRNAKHAKPLPPLKYQSTDGFTILCGRNNKQNDRLTLKEAKNYDLWCHTKNIPGSHVIILSDGKEIPDSTIEQACILAAYHSKARESRLVPVDYTLVKYVKKPNGAKPGMVIFTNQQTAYVNPSAELEQELKQ, encoded by the coding sequence ATGGCTTTAGACGGCGCTTTTTTATCGACTATCAAAACAGAATTAGAACAATACCTTGGCTCCCGTATTGACCGGATCCACCAGCCTTCCCGGGAGGAGATTATCATTGTGCTGCGCTGGAAAGGAGGTTCTGGAAGGCTGTTGCTTTCCGCCAATGCGGACAACGCCAGAATCCATTTTACCAACCATCCTCCAGAGAACCCGAAGGTTCCCCCTATGTTCTGCATGTTGCTGCGAAAACATCTGGGCAGCGGAAAACTGGTTGCGGTACGGCAATTGGAAATGGACCGTGTGCTTTACCTGGACTTTGAAACCACGAACGAGCTGGGTGACACGGTGGTAATGACCATAGCGGTGGAAATTATGGGACGCCATTCCAACATCATTGTCATCAACCAGGAAGGTAAAATTTTAGATGCGATTAAGCGGGTAGACGCCAGTATGTCCGGCGTGCGGATGATTCTGCCCAATTTGACCTATACTATACCCCCATTACAGGATAAAAAGAATTTATTGGTCAGCACCAATGATGAACTGATCCAGGCATTGAATGAACAGCCCAATGGGGAACTTTCTAAAATGCTGCTGCGTACAATCCAGGGGATTTCCCCAATTTTATCCCGGGAAATGGCGTTTTACACCACAGGAGGCACAGAACTGCGGCGGGATGATTTAACCGGGCAACAAACAGCGCGCCTGCGCCAGTGCTTTGACAACATTCGGGATATTTTAACCCATAACCGCACAAAATTTACTGTGTTGTTGGACCAGGGAAAGCCGAAGGATTTTTCTTTCCTGCCCATTGCCCAGTATGGCGGATTTTTAGAGGCAAAACTGTTTGATTCCGCCAGCAGCCTGTTGGATTATTTTTATGTAGAACGGGACAGGGTTGCCCGGATGAAACAACGTTCCCACGACCTACTGAAGATGCTGCTGAATACATCGGAACGGATTTCACGTAAGCTGGAAATTCAAAGAAATGAACTGGAACACAGCATGAACCGGGATGAGTACCGCTTATTTGGGGATTTAATCAACGCTAACCTGTACCGGATTCAAAAAGGGGAAACCAGGGTTACCCTGGAAAATTATTATGACGACAATAAACCAGTTACGATTTTATTAGACCCCATGCTTACCCCTGCCCAAAATGCCCAGCGGTATTATTCGGATTATAAAAAGGCGATTACAGCAGAAAAAATGCTGACTGGTTTGCTGGAGCAGTCGGAACAGGAACTAGCTTATATTGACAGTGTGTTTGATACCGTCAGCCGTACTTCGACCGATCAGGAAATCGCTGAAATTCGCGAAGAACTCATGGAGCAGGGCTATTTAAAAAATACCCGCCGCAACGCGAAGCATGCCAAGCCACTGCCTCCATTAAAATACCAGTCCACCGATGGATTTACCATTTTGTGTGGACGTAATAACAAACAGAACGACCGCCTGACTTTAAAAGAGGCAAAAAACTATGATTTATGGTGCCACACCAAAAATATCCCAGGTTCTCACGTGATTATCCTCAGTGACGGTAAAGAAATTCCGGATAGCACCATCGAACAAGCATGTATCTTGGCGGCATACCATTCCAAAGCAAGGGAAAGCAGGCTGGTGCCAGTGGACTATACCCTGGTGAAATATGTGAAAAAGCCAAACGGCGCAAAGCCGGGGATGGTGATTTTTACAAATCAGCAGACCGCTTATGTTAACCCTTCCGCCGAATTGGAACAGGAATTGAAACAATAA
- a CDS encoding GNAT family N-acetyltransferase, which translates to MNIAIKSYQIEDVQQAISIWNEVVEDGVAFPQTELLTPETGHEFFSQQSYTGIAYEEGSNQIVGLYILHPNNVGRCGHICNASYAVKSSIRGQHIGEKLVNHCKAEAKNLGFQILQFNAVVKTNLPALHLYQKLGFTQLGTIPKGFRMKDGSYEDIIPHYCML; encoded by the coding sequence ATGAATATTGCAATCAAATCATATCAAATAGAGGATGTCCAACAGGCGATTTCCATTTGGAACGAAGTGGTAGAGGATGGGGTTGCTTTCCCTCAAACAGAACTGCTGACACCCGAAACAGGGCATGAATTTTTTTCCCAGCAATCCTATACTGGCATAGCCTATGAAGAAGGCAGTAACCAGATTGTTGGGCTGTATATCCTTCATCCAAACAATGTAGGGCGTTGTGGACATATCTGTAACGCAAGCTATGCGGTAAAATCTTCGATTCGTGGGCAACATATTGGGGAAAAATTAGTGAATCACTGCAAAGCAGAAGCCAAAAACCTGGGATTCCAGATTTTACAGTTCAACGCAGTAGTAAAAACCAATCTGCCAGCACTCCATTTATATCAAAAATTGGGGTTTACTCAGCTTGGTACCATTCCAAAAGGGTTCCGCATGAAGGACGGAAGCTATGAGGATATCATCCCCCATTACTGTATGCTATAA
- a CDS encoding uracil-xanthine permease family protein — protein sequence MKKSNDASTQNIYCLDGRVPLLKAIPFGLQHVLAMFVANIAPIMIVAGVGNLTADQKAMLIQNVMFIAGLGTLVQLYPLWKVGAKLPIVMGISFTFVTILSYVTVTYGYAAAVGCTIVGGIIEGTLGLFAKYWRRIITPVVSACVVTTIGFSLLSVGATSFGGGSGAADFGSAQNLILGTVTLISCILFNIFAKSFFKQLSVLFGLVVGYVLAIFMDKVDFSALADTQIISVPRILPFMPEFNISAIIAVTVIFLVSATETIGDISALSISALKRDATDKEFSGGLACDGFLSSVSGLFGGMPITSFSQNVGLVAMTKVVNRFTIMMGALIMILCGLFPVVGGLFATLPEAVLGGCTIMMFGSIVVSGIQMIIRAGLTEKNTMIVVLSLSIGIGFTQVNGLFSIFPEMVQELLQSNCVAIAFVVALILNLVLPEHMGNKQKKEEIAAESEQETESEEKVETTK from the coding sequence ATGAAAAAAAGTAATGATGCATCGACCCAAAACATCTATTGTTTAGACGGACGTGTGCCTTTGTTAAAGGCGATTCCGTTTGGATTACAGCATGTTTTAGCAATGTTTGTTGCGAACATCGCTCCCATTATGATTGTAGCAGGGGTTGGCAACCTTACTGCCGACCAAAAAGCAATGCTGATCCAAAATGTAATGTTTATTGCCGGGCTTGGCACTTTAGTCCAGCTTTACCCGCTTTGGAAAGTAGGCGCTAAGTTGCCGATTGTGATGGGGATCAGTTTTACATTTGTAACAATCCTCAGTTATGTAACGGTTACTTACGGCTATGCTGCGGCAGTGGGCTGCACTATTGTTGGCGGTATCATTGAAGGGACATTGGGGCTGTTCGCGAAATATTGGAGGAGAATCATTACTCCAGTGGTATCTGCCTGTGTTGTCACCACGATTGGATTTTCTTTGCTGAGTGTAGGCGCAACTTCGTTTGGTGGAGGTTCTGGCGCCGCCGATTTTGGTTCCGCTCAAAACCTGATTTTAGGTACTGTTACACTGATAAGCTGTATCTTATTTAATATTTTCGCCAAATCCTTTTTCAAACAACTATCGGTTTTATTCGGCTTAGTTGTAGGTTATGTATTGGCGATTTTTATGGACAAGGTGGATTTTTCCGCTTTGGCTGACACACAAATTATTTCTGTCCCACGCATCCTTCCATTTATGCCAGAGTTTAACATCAGCGCCATTATTGCGGTAACCGTTATCTTTTTGGTATCCGCGACTGAAACTATTGGGGATATCTCCGCCCTGTCCATCTCCGCATTAAAACGTGACGCTACCGATAAGGAATTCAGCGGCGGTTTGGCATGTGATGGCTTTTTGAGCTCGGTATCCGGCTTATTTGGTGGTATGCCAATTACTTCTTTCAGTCAAAACGTGGGGCTGGTTGCCATGACAAAGGTGGTAAACCGTTTTACCATTATGATGGGTGCCCTAATTATGATTTTATGTGGTCTGTTCCCTGTGGTGGGAGGCCTGTTTGCCACATTGCCAGAAGCGGTATTGGGTGGCTGTACCATTATGATGTTTGGCTCGATTGTGGTCAGCGGTATCCAGATGATTATCCGCGCCGGATTGACCGAAAAAAACACCATGATTGTAGTATTGTCTTTAAGCATCGGAATTGGATTTACTCAGGTTAATGGGTTGTTTAGTATCTTCCCAGAAATGGTGCAGGAACTGCTGCAGAGCAACTGTGTTGCCATCGCCTTTGTGGTAGCATTGATTTTGAACCTTGTTCTGCCAGAACATATGGGGAATAAACAGAAAAAAGAGGAAATAGCCGCAGAATCAGAACAGGAAACTGAATCCGAAGAAAAAGTAGAGACAACAAAATAA
- a CDS encoding xanthine phosphoribosyltransferase: MELLKQRILKDGKLKEGNILKVDSFLNHQMDIVLMQEIGKEFRRLFPDTSINKILTIEASGIGIAAIAAQYFGNVPVVFAKKSKSKNLDGALLTTKVMSFTKGIEFDVQVEAKFLTEQDHVLVIDDFLARGEALKGLIKIIEQSGATLAGCGIVIEKGFQDGGKIIREMGVHLESLAIIDHIDNNQISFR, encoded by the coding sequence ATGGAACTGTTAAAACAGCGAATTCTAAAAGATGGAAAATTAAAAGAGGGTAATATTCTAAAAGTAGATAGTTTTTTAAACCATCAAATGGATATTGTATTGATGCAAGAAATTGGAAAGGAATTCCGCCGTTTGTTTCCAGACACTTCCATCAATAAAATTTTAACCATCGAGGCATCTGGAATTGGAATCGCAGCAATCGCTGCCCAATATTTTGGGAATGTACCAGTGGTGTTCGCGAAAAAAAGCAAATCCAAAAACTTGGATGGTGCTTTGTTGACCACAAAAGTCATGTCGTTTACCAAAGGGATTGAGTTTGACGTACAGGTAGAAGCTAAGTTTTTAACAGAACAGGACCACGTTTTGGTCATTGATGATTTCCTCGCCCGAGGGGAAGCTTTAAAGGGGTTGATTAAGATTATTGAACAATCTGGAGCAACCCTTGCTGGATGTGGGATTGTCATTGAAAAAGGATTCCAGGATGGTGGAAAAATCATCCGGGAGATGGGGGTACATTTGGAATCCTTGGCGATTATTGACCATATTGACAATAACCAGATTTCTTTCCGTTAA
- a CDS encoding GDSL-type esterase/lipase family protein: MKQKKASSKKNLIFICIIVVCLVAIFILYRQSQKQEENTSSVDLSGITSGDLSSAQNEVDSSLSSEQSSEPPVSSGVSDQLTVSKEDLKKYFKNSVVAGDSITEALELYNYLPANNVVYKRGVSVETAQELFDTAVGLSPENLFLAFGMNDLTYCRGDAQKFVTAYEEQIKSIQQRLPNTKIYINSILPINQTAIDKQPLYGKYPEFNQALQEMCSRLGLVFVDNNSLIEAHPEFYESDGIHVNANYYPLWLQHMAREAGWI, encoded by the coding sequence GTGAAACAGAAAAAAGCTTCGTCTAAAAAAAATTTGATCTTTATTTGTATCATTGTTGTCTGTCTTGTGGCAATTTTTATTTTATATCGGCAATCACAAAAACAGGAAGAAAATACGAGTTCTGTCGATTTAAGCGGCATTACATCAGGTGACCTTTCCTCCGCTCAAAATGAGGTGGATTCTTCTTTATCATCTGAACAATCGTCCGAACCTCCTGTCAGCTCTGGGGTTTCCGACCAGCTGACAGTGAGCAAAGAGGATCTAAAAAAATATTTTAAAAATTCGGTGGTTGCGGGGGATTCCATTACCGAGGCTTTAGAGCTTTATAATTACCTTCCAGCAAATAATGTCGTATATAAGCGGGGTGTGAGTGTTGAAACTGCCCAAGAATTATTTGATACTGCCGTTGGTCTAAGTCCGGAAAACCTGTTTTTGGCGTTTGGTATGAACGACCTGACTTATTGTAGGGGAGACGCTCAAAAATTTGTAACAGCGTATGAGGAACAGATTAAAAGTATTCAGCAGCGGCTGCCAAATACCAAAATCTATATCAACTCTATCCTTCCGATCAACCAAACCGCGATTGATAAACAGCCGTTGTATGGGAAATACCCTGAGTTCAACCAAGCACTGCAGGAGATGTGTTCCCGATTGGGGTTGGTGTTTGTTGATAACAACTCTTTGATAGAAGCCCATCCAGAATTTTATGAATCCGATGGTATTCATGTAAACGCGAATTATTACCCATTGTGGCTACAGCATATGGCAAGAGAGGCTGGATGGATATGA
- a CDS encoding DUF4358 domain-containing protein — MKLAKFLCVICLAAFLVGICWTDNYADKPVAEIEQVMLHNEKVFELTKGTANDLRRYYGLNEEDYDGCILYRSISPMDVDELLIVKMKDSSQKETLETAVENRLETQKKSFEGYGVEQTALLSDAVFEFKGDYAFFGVSGSVQDWEKEFLSSIQN, encoded by the coding sequence ATGAAATTAGCAAAGTTTCTTTGCGTTATCTGTTTAGCGGCTTTTTTGGTGGGAATTTGCTGGACGGATAACTATGCGGATAAGCCGGTAGCAGAAATAGAGCAGGTGATGCTGCATAATGAAAAAGTATTTGAATTGACCAAAGGCACTGCCAATGATTTGCGCCGTTATTATGGTTTGAATGAGGAAGACTATGACGGCTGTATCTTATACCGTTCGATTTCCCCTATGGATGTGGATGAGCTGTTAATTGTAAAAATGAAAGACTCCAGTCAAAAGGAAACCCTGGAAACAGCGGTTGAGAACCGTTTGGAAACCCAAAAAAAGAGTTTTGAAGGCTACGGAGTGGAGCAAACAGCGCTGTTATCAGATGCGGTTTTTGAGTTTAAAGGGGATTATGCTTTTTTTGGCGTATCAGGGTCCGTGCAGGATTGGGAAAAAGAATTTTTATCCTCCATTCAAAACTAA
- a CDS encoding MBOAT family O-acyltransferase gives MVFSSIFFLFCFLPIVLIVYFIVPKRWKNLVLLLFSLFFYAWGEPVYVILMLLSILFNYVMGLDIAQRNAAHRPKKAKASLIFTVVVNLFLLGFFKYAGFLIGTINDLFVVNLPYKELALPIGISFYTFQTLSYIFDVYWKKVEVQRNFIHFSLYVTMFPQLIAGPIVKYTDISVQLENRHVTLTKLGLGAEFFIKGLAKKVLLANNLGQVYTYVQGLEPGSASILTTWLGIIAYTFQIYFDFSGYSDMAIGLGEMFGFQFMKNFHYPYVSKSITEFWRRWHISLSSWFRDYVYIPLGGNRVSVPRHICNLLIVWGLTGLWHGASWNFVVWGLYYGVLLILEKYVFVELIQRMPTWLNWLCTILLVMIGWVFFSNTSMADAWSYLQNMFDFFHHALWDSTGLYLLQSNFILMVIAALVCGPGIYRVFKHWMQKRPWLAVVINVVLCLACVAYLVYDTYNPFLYFRF, from the coding sequence ATGGTCTTTAGCAGTATTTTCTTCTTGTTTTGTTTCCTTCCCATTGTATTAATTGTATATTTTATCGTCCCTAAGCGATGGAAAAACCTTGTGCTACTGTTGTTCAGCCTGTTTTTTTACGCTTGGGGCGAACCTGTTTATGTGATTTTAATGCTGCTATCCATCCTATTTAACTATGTAATGGGGTTGGATATTGCCCAGCGCAATGCTGCCCACCGGCCAAAAAAGGCAAAGGCCAGCTTGATCTTTACGGTAGTTGTAAATCTGTTTTTACTGGGCTTTTTTAAATACGCTGGTTTCCTGATTGGCACAATTAACGATTTGTTTGTGGTAAACCTTCCTTACAAAGAACTCGCCTTGCCAATTGGTATCTCCTTTTATACCTTCCAAACTTTATCTTATATCTTTGATGTATACTGGAAAAAAGTAGAGGTACAGCGCAATTTTATTCATTTTAGTTTGTATGTGACCATGTTCCCACAGCTGATTGCTGGGCCAATTGTCAAATATACCGATATTTCAGTCCAATTGGAGAATCGCCATGTTACTCTGACCAAACTGGGACTTGGGGCAGAATTTTTTATTAAAGGGCTTGCCAAAAAAGTATTACTTGCTAACAATTTAGGGCAGGTTTATACTTATGTACAGGGATTGGAGCCAGGCTCCGCTTCTATTTTAACAACCTGGCTTGGTATTATTGCGTATACCTTCCAGATTTATTTTGATTTTAGCGGTTATTCCGATATGGCGATTGGTCTGGGGGAAATGTTTGGATTCCAGTTTATGAAAAATTTCCACTACCCTTATGTGTCTAAGAGTATTACTGAGTTCTGGCGCCGTTGGCATATTTCCTTGAGCTCTTGGTTCCGGGATTATGTGTACATCCCCCTTGGCGGGAACCGGGTAAGCGTCCCAAGGCATATTTGCAACCTTTTGATTGTTTGGGGATTGACCGGATTGTGGCACGGAGCGAGCTGGAACTTTGTTGTGTGGGGGCTGTATTATGGCGTCCTGTTAATTTTAGAAAAATATGTGTTTGTGGAACTAATTCAGCGGATGCCAACATGGTTGAACTGGCTGTGTACGATTCTCCTTGTCATGATAGGATGGGTCTTTTTCAGCAATACCTCTATGGCGGACGCATGGAGCTACCTGCAAAATATGTTTGATTTTTTCCATCACGCACTATGGGACAGCACAGGGCTATACTTGCTCCAAAGCAATTTTATCTTAATGGTAATCGCTGCCCTGGTATGTGGTCCAGGCATTTACCGTGTGTTCAAGCACTGGATGCAAAAAAGGCCATGGTTGGCGGTTGTGATAAATGTGGTGTTATGCCTGGCATGTGTAGCCTATTTGGTTTACGATACGTATAACCCATTTTTGTATTTTCGATTTTAA
- a CDS encoding DHHW family protein: MKKYKSNPILRFVRIMVPVFFIGLFFLFGANLIQKDQSFSEQENRMLATRPALSLDKLEDGRFSTEYETYVNDQFVFRNFWVRLKSQIDVWLGKRESNGVYLGKDDYLIQQFTKPDEENLDQTIEELQRFSRRYPELKQYALIAPTAENIYQDKLPNNAPVIDQNPYLDQLKGALSTSSIQTIDIRDAFLTSTEDLYYHTDHHWTTDGAYVAFQAAAPTMGIDTSSMTYTQSVVSNDFQGTLSSTSGFLPDKRDKIEVYQPSTQPTYVVNYVEEEEKTASIYDAEKLKTKDAYAVFLGGNHSVVDIQTTVRNGRKLLVLKDSYANSFVPFLLPYYEEIVMVDPRYYYDTMDDIISLYEINEVLFLYNANTFFQDTSLKMVLNPQ, from the coding sequence ATGAAAAAGTATAAATCCAATCCAATCCTTCGTTTTGTACGTATTATGGTGCCGGTTTTTTTCATTGGTTTGTTCTTTTTGTTTGGAGCGAACCTGATTCAGAAAGACCAGAGTTTTTCGGAACAAGAAAACCGTATGCTGGCAACCAGGCCGGCTTTATCTCTAGACAAGCTGGAGGATGGCAGGTTTAGCACCGAATACGAAACTTATGTAAACGACCAGTTTGTATTCCGTAATTTTTGGGTTCGGCTAAAATCCCAAATTGATGTGTGGTTGGGAAAAAGGGAATCCAATGGGGTTTATTTAGGGAAAGATGATTATTTAATCCAGCAGTTTACCAAGCCGGATGAGGAAAACTTGGACCAGACAATCGAGGAACTGCAGCGTTTTTCCAGAAGGTATCCGGAATTGAAGCAGTATGCTTTGATTGCCCCGACGGCGGAGAATATTTATCAGGATAAATTGCCAAACAACGCCCCTGTCATTGACCAGAATCCCTATCTAGACCAGTTGAAAGGGGCGCTTTCTACCAGTTCAATCCAGACAATTGACATCCGGGATGCGTTCCTCACTTCCACAGAGGACCTTTATTACCATACCGACCATCACTGGACAACGGATGGAGCCTATGTGGCATTTCAAGCAGCGGCTCCAACCATGGGGATTGATACATCTTCCATGACCTACACCCAATCCGTTGTCAGCAATGATTTTCAGGGTACGTTGAGTTCTACCAGCGGATTTTTGCCTGATAAACGGGATAAAATTGAAGTTTACCAGCCAAGTACTCAACCGACTTATGTGGTAAACTATGTGGAGGAAGAGGAAAAAACAGCCAGCATTTATGATGCGGAAAAACTGAAAACAAAAGATGCTTACGCTGTATTTTTAGGTGGGAACCATTCTGTAGTAGATATCCAAACCACGGTAAGGAATGGACGCAAGCTGTTGGTGTTAAAGGACTCCTACGCAAATAGCTTTGTACCATTTTTACTTCCCTATTATGAGGAGATTGTCATGGTAGATCCACGTTATTATTATGATACCATGGACGATATTATCAGTTTGTATGAAATTAATGAGGTCTTATTCCTGTATAACGCGAACACCTTTTTCCAGGATACTTCGTTAAAAATGGTATTAAATCCACAATAA
- a CDS encoding helix-turn-helix domain-containing protein, translating into MIKINTFLKERLPLRPIEKEFKKAYYLRQHPKQLTPDSIAFLKKLSDKYPLCSKLSSQLFLKDKSVLVHSHARYMPDNYHSHDFFEMIYVLSGTCQQIYRGTSYSLHTGDIAIMAPYTSHNIRVTNDETIVINILFRKEVLDQLLADLVQEQNIISEFLRCALYNERVEHQIIIQTGQDESLIGILETMYQENQNQKPLKNSLMISYLNMFFIQLIRSHLNDIKAVDTHANVDSDIIPILAEIQENFKTITLKDLSFKYHYTEAYLSKKIKTFTKHSFSEHINELRLQYACKLLQETDWPVDKVAKESGFFDLSHFSRHFKTSYGVAPGKYRKQAKENVQS; encoded by the coding sequence GTGATAAAAATAAATACATTTTTGAAAGAACGCTTGCCCCTCCGCCCAATTGAAAAAGAATTTAAAAAAGCTTATTATTTAAGGCAGCATCCCAAACAGCTTACCCCAGATTCCATTGCGTTTTTAAAAAAGCTCTCTGATAAATATCCTTTGTGTTCAAAACTATCTTCTCAATTGTTTTTAAAAGACAAATCCGTTTTGGTTCATTCCCATGCAAGGTATATGCCGGATAATTACCATTCCCATGATTTTTTTGAAATGATTTATGTACTATCTGGAACCTGCCAGCAAATTTACCGCGGAACCTCTTATTCGCTTCATACGGGGGACATTGCAATTATGGCGCCTTATACCTCTCATAATATCCGCGTCACAAATGATGAAACCATTGTGATTAACATTTTATTTCGCAAGGAAGTATTAGACCAGCTATTGGCGGATCTCGTTCAGGAACAAAATATAATCTCTGAATTCCTGCGATGTGCCCTTTACAATGAACGGGTGGAACACCAAATTATCATCCAGACCGGCCAAGATGAATCGCTCATAGGCATATTAGAAACCATGTATCAGGAAAACCAGAATCAAAAGCCTTTAAAAAACAGTTTGATGATCTCCTACTTAAATATGTTTTTTATTCAGTTGATTCGTTCCCATCTAAACGATATTAAAGCGGTAGATACTCATGCTAATGTGGATTCGGATATTATCCCGATTCTAGCAGAAATACAAGAAAACTTTAAAACCATCACTTTAAAGGACCTCTCTTTCAAATACCATTATACAGAAGCCTATTTGAGCAAAAAAATAAAGACATTTACAAAACACAGTTTTTCGGAGCACATTAATGAGTTACGCCTGCAATACGCGTGCAAATTATTGCAGGAGACAGACTGGCCTGTGGATAAAGTTGCCAAGGAATCCGGCTTTTTTGACTTAAGCCATTTTTCCAGGCATTTTAAAACTAGTTATGGAGTTGCGCCTGGAAAATACCGAAAACAAGCCAAAGAAAATGTCCAGTCATGA